One window from the genome of [Clostridium] celerecrescens 18A encodes:
- the rpsK gene encoding 30S ribosomal protein S11, producing the protein MAKKVSTTKKVTKKRVKKNVERGQAHIQSSFNNTIVTLTDTQGNALSWASAGGLGFRGSRKSTPYAAQMAAETATKAALIHGLKSVDVMVKGPGSGREAAIRALQACGLEVTSIKDVTPVPHNGCRPPKRRRV; encoded by the coding sequence ATGGCTAAAAAAGTGTCCACTACTAAAAAAGTGACAAAAAAGCGCGTAAAGAAAAACGTTGAACGCGGACAAGCACATATCCAGTCATCTTTTAATAACACGATCGTGACATTAACAGATACACAGGGTAACGCATTATCCTGGGCAAGTGCTGGTGGTCTTGGCTTCAGAGGTTCAAGGAAATCTACTCCATATGCAGCTCAGATGGCGGCAGAAACTGCTACTAAGGCAGCTCTTATACATGGTTTAAAATCAGTAGACGTTATGGTTAAAGGTCCTGGTTCAGGCCGTGAAGCAGCTATTCGCGCACTTCAGGCATGCGGATTAGAGGTAACCAGCATTAAGGATGTAACCCCAGTTCCACATAACGGTTGTCGTCCACCAAAACGTAGAAGAGTCTAA
- the rpsM gene encoding 30S ribosomal protein S13, giving the protein MARISGVDLPREKRVEIGLTYIYGIGRTSSNRILTEAGVSPDTRVKDLTDDEVKRISSVITDSQIVEGDLRREIAMNIKRLQEIGCYRGIRHRKSLPVRGQKTKTNARTRKGPRKTVANKKK; this is encoded by the coding sequence ATGGCTCGTATTTCAGGTGTTGATTTACCAAGAGAAAAACGTGTTGAGATCGGCTTGACCTATATCTACGGTATCGGCAGAACAAGTTCAAACCGCATCCTGACAGAGGCTGGCGTTAGTCCTGATACTCGTGTTAAGGACTTAACAGACGACGAAGTAAAGAGAATTTCATCAGTAATTACTGATTCTCAGATTGTTGAAGGTGATTTACGCAGAGAGATCGCTATGAACATCAAGAGACTTCAGGAAATCGGTTGCTACCGTGGAATCCGTCATAGAAAGAGCCTGCCAGTTCGTGGTCAGAAGACAAAGACCAACGCAAGAACTCGTAAGGGTCCTAGAAAGACTGTAGCAAACAAGAAGAAATAA
- the rpmJ gene encoding 50S ribosomal protein L36, with protein sequence MKVRSSVKPICEKCKIIKRKGSIRVICENPKHKQRQG encoded by the coding sequence GTGAAGGTTAGATCATCAGTCAAACCGATTTGCGAAAAATGCAAAATCATTAAGAGAAAAGGCAGTATCAGAGTAATCTGTGAAAATCCTAAGCATAAGCAGAGACAAGGTTAA
- the infA gene encoding translation initiation factor IF-1 yields MSKADVIEIEGTVVEKLPNAMFQVELENGHQVLAHISGKLRMNYIRILPGDKVTIEMSPYDLSKGRIIWRDK; encoded by the coding sequence ATGTCAAAAGCAGATGTTATTGAAATTGAAGGAACCGTTGTGGAGAAGCTTCCCAACGCCATGTTCCAGGTAGAACTGGAGAATGGCCATCAGGTATTAGCTCACATCAGCGGAAAACTTCGCATGAACTACATTCGTATTTTACCGGGAGATAAAGTGACCATTGAGATGTCCCCTTATGATTTAAGCAAAGGAAGGATCATCTGGAGAGACAAATAA
- a CDS encoding KOW domain-containing RNA-binding protein, with product MELTTGAFVKSAAGHDKDGYFFILREEGEYIYLVDGKSRRLNCPKKKKKKHVKALLWEKHSPGVKIRENKLVTDEEIKHFIRCFKREEQVVRR from the coding sequence ATGGAATTAACTACCGGAGCATTCGTAAAGTCTGCGGCGGGTCACGATAAAGACGGTTATTTCTTCATATTGCGGGAGGAAGGCGAATATATATATCTGGTGGACGGAAAAAGCAGACGTTTGAACTGCCCGAAGAAGAAAAAGAAAAAGCATGTGAAAGCCCTTTTATGGGAGAAACATTCGCCCGGAGTAAAGATCCGGGAAAATAAATTAGTCACCGATGAAGAAATCAAACATTTCATCAGATGTTTCAAAAGAGAAGAACAGGTTGTTAGGAGGTAA
- the map gene encoding type I methionyl aminopeptidase, giving the protein MSVTIKSAREIELMREAGKILCKTHEELSKALKPGMTTWDIDHLGEEIIRSYGCQPSFLNYNGYPASICVSVNDEVVHGIPSKKRILMEGDIVSLDAGVIYKGYHSDAARTYGIGEITPFAGQLIEVTRQCFFEGIKFAKSGNHLNDISAAIQIHAEKFGFGVVRDLVGHGIGTHLHEEPEVPNFAQKRRGIKLKPGMTLAIEPMINGGTPEVVWLDDDWTVVTEDGSLSAHYENTVLITEGEPEILSLVSFDR; this is encoded by the coding sequence ATGTCAGTTACGATTAAATCTGCAAGAGAGATAGAACTTATGAGAGAGGCAGGAAAGATTCTTTGTAAAACTCACGAAGAGCTTTCAAAAGCCTTGAAGCCGGGAATGACAACCTGGGATATTGATCATCTGGGAGAAGAAATCATAAGGAGCTACGGCTGTCAGCCCTCTTTCCTGAACTATAACGGATATCCTGCCTCCATCTGCGTTTCTGTAAACGATGAAGTGGTTCATGGGATTCCAAGCAAGAAACGGATTTTAATGGAGGGCGATATCGTAAGCCTGGATGCCGGGGTTATTTACAAAGGATATCATTCCGATGCGGCTAGGACTTACGGAATCGGGGAGATCACTCCTTTCGCAGGGCAGCTCATAGAAGTGACAAGACAATGTTTCTTTGAAGGGATTAAATTTGCAAAATCTGGCAATCATCTGAATGATATATCTGCTGCAATCCAGATCCATGCAGAAAAATTTGGATTTGGAGTTGTACGGGATCTGGTAGGCCATGGAATCGGTACTCATCTCCATGAGGAGCCGGAGGTGCCGAACTTTGCACAGAAAAGACGGGGAATCAAATTAAAGCCGGGAATGACCTTGGCCATCGAACCCATGATCAATGGGGGAACCCCTGAGGTCGTATGGCTTGACGATGACTGGACCGTAGTTACAGAGGATGGCAGCCTTTCCGCTCATTATGAAAATACCGTGCTGATTACAGAGGGTGAACCGGAGATTCTTAGTCTGGTTTCCTTTGACCGCTGA
- a CDS encoding adenylate kinase: MRIIMLGAPGAGKGTQAKKIAEKYQIPHISTGDIFRTNIKEGTELGRKAKEYMDQGALVPDELTIGMLMDRIQSDDCENGYVLDGFPRTIPQAESLKKALSDMGQKIDFAINVDVPDEIIIDRMAGRRACIACGATYHIVYNPSRVPDVCDVCGAGLVLRDDDKPETVKKRLSVYHDQTKPLIEYYKEAGVLVNIDGTQELNKVFSDIADLLGA; encoded by the coding sequence ATGAGAATTATCATGTTAGGTGCTCCTGGTGCCGGCAAAGGTACCCAGGCAAAAAAAATTGCTGAAAAGTATCAGATTCCCCATATTTCTACTGGAGATATTTTCCGAACCAATATTAAAGAGGGAACAGAGTTAGGCAGGAAGGCAAAGGAATACATGGATCAGGGCGCTCTTGTGCCGGATGAACTGACCATTGGTATGCTGATGGACCGTATTCAGAGTGATGACTGTGAAAATGGATACGTGCTGGATGGTTTTCCAAGAACCATTCCCCAGGCGGAAAGTCTTAAAAAGGCCCTTTCTGATATGGGACAGAAGATTGACTTTGCGATTAATGTGGATGTACCGGATGAGATAATTATAGACAGAATGGCAGGCCGTCGTGCTTGCATTGCCTGCGGAGCTACATATCATATTGTGTATAATCCAAGCAGGGTTCCCGATGTATGCGACGTGTGTGGAGCAGGGCTTGTTTTGCGGGATGACGATAAGCCGGAAACCGTTAAAAAGCGTTTGTCGGTCTACCATGATCAGACAAAGCCTCTGATCGAATATTATAAGGAAGCTGGTGTGCTGGTGAATATTGATGGAACACAGGAATTAAACAAGGTGTTCTCGGACATCGCTGACCTATTAGGAGCATAG
- the secY gene encoding preprotein translocase subunit SecY, with protein MLKTLRNAFKIKDVRKKLIFTFMMLVVTRIGSQLPIPGVETSFFKDFFARQNNDAFGFFNAMTGSSFTNMSVFALSITPYITSSIIMQLLTIAIPKLEEMQRDGEDGRKKIAEYTRYVTVGLALIESVAMAIGFGGQGLLREFNVLSIIIAVATMTAGSALLMWIGERITEKGVGNGISIVLTFNIISSFPSDMSTLYTRFMSGKSVAVAAVAAIIIAAVIAAIVIFVVILQNGERRIPVQYSKKMQGRKMVGGQATNIPLKVNTAGVIPVIFASSIMSFPVVISQFFGANINYNSIGGHILSALNSSSWFKPERPLYTIGMLVYVALIIVFAYFYTSITFNPLEVANNMKKSGGFIPGIRPGKPTSDYLNSILNYIVFIGACGLTIICIIPIMVSGLFNVSRLSFGGTSLIIIVSVVLETLKAIESQMLVRYYKGFLND; from the coding sequence ATGTTAAAAACACTCCGTAATGCATTCAAGATCAAGGATGTAAGAAAGAAACTTATCTTTACATTCATGATGCTGGTGGTTACTAGAATCGGTTCTCAATTGCCGATTCCAGGAGTTGAAACAAGCTTTTTTAAAGATTTTTTTGCCAGGCAGAATAACGATGCGTTTGGATTTTTCAACGCAATGACAGGCAGCTCTTTTACCAATATGTCCGTATTTGCCTTGAGCATTACCCCTTACATCACATCTTCCATCATCATGCAGCTTTTGACCATAGCGATTCCTAAGCTTGAAGAAATGCAGCGGGATGGGGAAGATGGCAGAAAGAAGATTGCAGAATACACCCGTTACGTAACAGTTGGTCTGGCTTTAATCGAGTCCGTCGCTATGGCGATTGGATTCGGCGGCCAGGGGCTGTTAAGAGAATTTAATGTATTAAGTATTATTATTGCTGTTGCAACGATGACCGCTGGAAGTGCTCTTCTGATGTGGATCGGTGAGCGAATTACGGAAAAGGGTGTGGGAAATGGTATTTCCATTGTTTTGACCTTTAACATCATTTCCAGCTTTCCTTCGGATATGTCAACCTTATATACCAGATTCATGTCTGGAAAATCGGTTGCAGTAGCTGCAGTTGCAGCCATTATTATCGCTGCTGTTATCGCAGCGATTGTAATATTTGTTGTTATCCTTCAGAATGGTGAGAGAAGAATTCCTGTACAGTATTCGAAAAAGATGCAGGGACGGAAGATGGTCGGCGGTCAAGCCACCAACATTCCGTTAAAGGTGAATACAGCCGGCGTTATCCCGGTTATCTTCGCTTCCTCCATTATGTCGTTCCCGGTAGTGATTTCCCAGTTCTTTGGGGCCAATATTAACTACAACAGCATTGGAGGCCACATTTTATCGGCACTCAATTCTTCAAGCTGGTTTAAACCGGAAAGACCGTTATATACCATCGGTATGCTCGTCTACGTGGCTCTTATCATCGTGTTCGCTTATTTTTATACATCAATTACGTTTAACCCGCTTGAAGTTGCGAATAACATGAAAAAGTCCGGTGGCTTTATCCCGGGCATCCGTCCAGGGAAACCAACCAGTGATTATCTCAATTCCATTTTGAACTATATCGTATTTATAGGCGCATGCGGCTTGACGATCATTTGTATTATTCCGATCATGGTTTCCGGTTTATTTAATGTAAGCCGTTTATCCTTTGGAGGTACATCTTTAATCATCATCGTCAGTGTAGTCTTAGAGACGTTGAAGGCGATTGAATCTCAGATGCTTGTGCGCTATTATAAAGGATTTTTAAACGATTAG
- the rplO gene encoding 50S ribosomal protein L15, protein MDLSNLQPALGSKHSDNFRRGRGHGSGNGKTAGKGHKGQKARSGATRPGFEGGQMPLYRRIPKRGFTNRNTKIIIGINVGALECFDNGTVVTVETLLESGIVKNPRDGVKILGNGELTKKLTVKVDAFSEGAKTKIEALGGTCEVI, encoded by the coding sequence ATGGATTTATCAAATTTACAGCCTGCGTTAGGTTCCAAACACAGCGACAACTTCAGAAGAGGCCGCGGACATGGTTCAGGAAACGGCAAGACAGCAGGTAAGGGTCATAAAGGACAGAAAGCACGTTCCGGTGCAACTAGACCAGGTTTTGAAGGTGGTCAGATGCCTTTATACAGACGTATTCCTAAGAGAGGCTTTACCAATAGAAATACTAAAATTATTATCGGTATCAATGTAGGCGCTTTAGAGTGTTTTGACAATGGTACAGTTGTTACTGTTGAAACTTTGTTAGAGAGCGGTATCGTTAAGAATCCGCGTGACGGTGTTAAGATCCTTGGAAATGGAGAATTAACCAAAAAGCTTACAGTAAAGGTAGATGCTTTCAGCGAAGGCGCAAAAACCAAAATCGAGGCTTTAGGTGGAACCTGCGAGGTGATCTAA
- the rpmD gene encoding 50S ribosomal protein L30 yields the protein MADKLKVTLVKSPIGAVPKHKATVEALGLKKLHKTVEMPDNNAVRGMIANVRHLVKVEEI from the coding sequence ATGGCAGATAAATTAAAAGTCACATTGGTGAAATCCCCGATCGGCGCAGTTCCGAAGCATAAAGCAACCGTTGAAGCATTAGGCTTAAAGAAGCTTCATAAAACAGTTGAGATGCCGGATAATAACGCGGTTAGAGGTATGATCGCAAACGTGCGTCATTTAGTAAAAGTTGAAGAGATTTAA
- the rpsE gene encoding 30S ribosomal protein S5 gives MKRTIFDANQLELNDRVVAIKRVSKTVKGGRTMRFSALVVVGDGNGHVGAGLGKAGEVPEAIRKGKEAAVKNMVAIPIDENNSIPHDLIGKFGSASVLLKRANEGTGVIAGGPARAVLELAGIKNIHSKSLGSNNKTNVVLATIEGLTRLKTPEEVAKLRGKSVEEILG, from the coding sequence GTGAAACGTACAATTTTTGATGCAAATCAGTTAGAATTAAACGACAGAGTAGTTGCTATCAAGCGCGTATCTAAAACCGTTAAGGGTGGACGTACCATGAGATTCTCTGCTTTAGTAGTCGTAGGTGATGGCAATGGCCACGTAGGTGCGGGTCTTGGCAAAGCCGGTGAAGTTCCAGAAGCAATCCGTAAAGGAAAAGAGGCTGCTGTTAAGAATATGGTTGCTATTCCCATCGATGAGAACAACAGTATTCCTCATGACCTGATCGGAAAATTCGGAAGTGCATCTGTACTTCTTAAGAGAGCTAATGAAGGTACAGGAGTTATTGCAGGAGGTCCTGCACGTGCGGTTTTAGAGCTTGCAGGTATTAAGAATATCCATTCTAAGTCCTTAGGTTCTAATAATAAGACCAATGTAGTTTTAGCTACAATAGAGGGATTAACCCGTTTAAAAACTCCTGAGGAAGTTGCAAAGCTTCGCGGTAAATCTGTAGAAGAGATTTTAGGCTAA